From a region of the Erythrobacter neustonensis genome:
- a CDS encoding alpha-ketoacid dehydrogenase subunit beta: MAQITMTQALNLAIDEAMADDPGVFCLGEDVSAKQGGGVFKVTSGLTEKYGEHRIRATPISETAIIGAAVGAALAGQRPIAEIMLMNFVGVCMDQIVNHAAKLRFMSGGQTPCPMVIRTTTGVGVGFGGQHSDMLEAWFAHVAGIHVVTPSNPADARGLMRASIDANDPVIFIENILCYGLKAEDPGPGYRVPLGKAAIAREGSDISIITYGRTVLDALAVADDLAKEGISVEVIDLRTIAPYDEATVLASVRKTGRALTLHEAVRPFGTGAEIAANIQEKCWDSLKGPVRRIGGTFSAVPFASHLEQAWIPQKSDIVAQIKASVGKP, from the coding sequence ATGGCCCAGATCACCATGACTCAGGCGCTCAACCTCGCGATCGACGAGGCGATGGCCGACGATCCGGGCGTGTTCTGCCTTGGCGAGGATGTGTCCGCCAAGCAGGGGGGCGGGGTATTCAAGGTCACCTCGGGCCTCACCGAAAAATATGGCGAACACCGCATCCGCGCGACGCCGATCTCGGAAACCGCGATCATCGGTGCGGCGGTCGGTGCGGCGCTCGCGGGCCAGCGCCCGATTGCCGAGATCATGCTGATGAACTTCGTCGGCGTGTGCATGGACCAGATCGTCAACCACGCCGCCAAGCTGCGCTTCATGAGCGGCGGGCAGACCCCGTGCCCGATGGTGATCCGCACCACCACCGGCGTCGGTGTCGGCTTCGGCGGGCAGCATTCGGATATGCTCGAAGCCTGGTTCGCGCATGTTGCGGGCATCCATGTCGTCACCCCGTCCAACCCCGCCGACGCGCGCGGGCTGATGCGGGCGAGCATCGACGCCAATGACCCGGTGATCTTCATCGAGAACATCCTGTGCTATGGTCTCAAGGCCGAAGACCCCGGCCCGGGTTACCGCGTGCCATTGGGCAAGGCGGCGATCGCGCGGGAGGGCAGCGATATCTCGATCATCACCTATGGCCGCACCGTTTTGGACGCGCTGGCCGTGGCGGATGATCTCGCCAAGGAAGGCATCAGCGTCGAGGTGATCGACCTTCGCACCATCGCGCCTTACGACGAGGCGACCGTGCTCGCATCAGTCCGCAAGACCGGCCGCGCGCTCACCCTGCACGAAGCCGTGCGCCCCTTCGGCACCGGCGCGGAAATCGCCGCCAATATCCAGGAAAAGTGCTGGGACAGCCTCAAGGGACCGGTGCGGCGCATCGGAGGGACGTTCTCGGCGGTGCCCTTTGCGAGCCACTTGGAGCAGGCCTGGATCCCGCAGAAGTCGGATATCGTCGCCCAGATCAAAGCGAGCGTAGGAAAGCCCTGA
- a CDS encoding SDR family NAD(P)-dependent oxidoreductase, producing the protein MDLGLKGKKVIMNGGAHGLGLESLKLFAAEGADVAFFSRKEDRIAAAVAEIDAAGPGKVFAEVFDMASGAEAYQAWLEKAAQELGGCDIFVHTASASGTGGAGDWQACLDMDIKGAAYAVETLTPYLEASGTGSIVMLSSTAALETFIAPNPFNALKAALITYASQLSQAYAAKGIRVNTVSPGAVYYKGGNWEVIEEHMKELFDATLARMPTGRFGEPVEVAKAIVFVASPAVPYMTGANIVVDGGFTQRVQF; encoded by the coding sequence GTGGATCTGGGATTGAAGGGCAAGAAGGTCATCATGAACGGCGGGGCCCACGGGCTCGGGCTGGAATCATTGAAGCTGTTTGCGGCCGAGGGCGCGGATGTCGCCTTTTTCTCCCGCAAGGAAGACAGGATCGCCGCCGCTGTCGCCGAGATCGATGCTGCCGGGCCGGGCAAGGTGTTTGCCGAGGTGTTCGATATGGCGTCCGGCGCCGAGGCTTATCAGGCGTGGCTGGAGAAGGCGGCGCAGGAACTGGGCGGCTGCGATATCTTCGTCCACACCGCCAGCGCCTCGGGCACCGGCGGGGCGGGCGACTGGCAAGCCTGTCTCGACATGGACATCAAGGGCGCGGCCTACGCGGTCGAAACGCTGACGCCTTACCTCGAAGCCTCTGGCACCGGATCGATCGTGATGCTGTCGAGCACCGCGGCGCTCGAAACCTTCATCGCGCCCAATCCCTTCAACGCCTTGAAGGCCGCGCTGATCACCTACGCCTCGCAGCTCTCCCAGGCCTATGCGGCGAAGGGCATCCGCGTGAACACCGTCAGCCCCGGCGCGGTCTATTACAAGGGCGGCAATTGGGAAGTGATCGAGGAGCACATGAAGGAGCTTTTCGATGCCACTCTCGCCAGGATGCCTACGGGCCGTTTCGGCGAACCGGTCGAGGTCGCGAAAGCCATCGTCTTCGTCGCGAGCCCGGCGGTGCCCTACATGACCGGCGCAAACATCGTCGTCGACGGCGGCTTCACCCAGCGCGTCCAGTTCTGA
- a CDS encoding nuclear transport factor 2 family protein → MATPRELLARVYATAGARDWAAVEALIHPDFVLYEANSLPFAGEWRGRDALQRCAAAMYGTWADTNLEILDCTGGETHAVMVIRLTMHPKDGSEPFTQTICEAGTFENGLLRTLRIHYFDAAEIAARA, encoded by the coding sequence ATGGCGACTCCGCGCGAACTTCTGGCACGTGTCTACGCCACCGCCGGCGCGCGTGACTGGGCGGCGGTGGAGGCGCTGATCCATCCCGATTTCGTGCTTTACGAGGCGAACTCGCTCCCCTTTGCGGGCGAGTGGCGCGGCAGGGACGCGCTGCAACGCTGCGCCGCAGCGATGTATGGCACCTGGGCCGACACGAATCTCGAAATCCTCGATTGCACCGGGGGCGAAACGCACGCGGTGATGGTGATCCGCCTCACCATGCACCCGAAGGACGGCAGCGAGCCCTTCACCCAGACGATCTGCGAAGCAGGCACCTTCGAGAACGGATTGCTGCGCACCTTGCGCATCCACTATTTCGACGCCGCCGAGATCGCCGCCCGCGCGTGA
- the gpmA gene encoding 2,3-diphosphoglycerate-dependent phosphoglycerate mutase, giving the protein MPKLILVRHGQSQWNLENRFTGWWDVDLTEKGVAEAVAAGHLLREKAVLPTFAFTSLQTRAIRTLHLALEAAGRLWIPEVKDWRLNERHYGGLTGLDKAETAAKHGDDQVKIWRRSFDIPPPELEAASEYDLASDPRYAGIAIPNTESLKLTIERVLPYWESTILPVLARGETVIIAAHGNSLRALAKHLSAISDADITDLEIPTGQPIIYDFDETMQPRERYYLKDA; this is encoded by the coding sequence ATGCCCAAGCTCATTCTCGTCCGCCACGGCCAGAGCCAGTGGAACCTCGAAAACCGCTTCACCGGCTGGTGGGATGTCGATCTCACCGAAAAAGGCGTCGCTGAAGCGGTCGCAGCGGGGCATCTGCTGCGCGAAAAGGCGGTGCTGCCCACCTTTGCCTTCACCTCGCTCCAGACCCGCGCGATCCGCACGCTGCATCTCGCGCTCGAAGCGGCGGGCCGGTTGTGGATCCCCGAGGTCAAGGACTGGCGCCTGAACGAGCGGCACTATGGCGGGCTGACCGGGCTCGACAAGGCCGAAACCGCGGCCAAGCACGGCGACGATCAGGTCAAGATCTGGCGCCGCAGCTTCGATATTCCCCCGCCCGAACTCGAAGCGGCGAGCGAATATGATCTGGCGAGCGACCCGCGCTATGCCGGGATCGCGATCCCCAACACCGAAAGCCTCAAACTGACGATCGAGCGCGTGCTGCCCTATTGGGAAAGCACGATCCTGCCCGTGCTCGCCCGGGGCGAGACCGTCATCATCGCCGCGCACGGCAACAGCTTGCGCGCGCTGGCCAAACACCTTTCGGCGATTTCGGATGCGGACATCACCGATCTGGAAATTCCCACCGGCCAGCCGATCATCTACGACTTCGACGAGACGATGCAGCCGCGCGAGCGCTACTATCTGAAGGACGCGTGA
- the purE gene encoding 5-(carboxyamino)imidazole ribonucleotide mutase — protein sequence MEETGGKVAIVMGSQSDWPTMKCAAEVLSELEVPFEARITSAHRTPDRMVAFAKGAEGEGFSVIIAGAGGAAHLPGMIASMTHLPVLGVPVQSKALSGMDSLLSIVQMPGGIPVGTLAIGEAGAKNAGLLAASILALSDEALSERLQDWRAEKSAAVAEAPSEEPEH from the coding sequence ATGGAAGAGACCGGGGGCAAGGTTGCGATCGTGATGGGCAGTCAGTCCGACTGGCCGACCATGAAATGCGCCGCCGAGGTGCTGAGCGAACTCGAAGTGCCGTTCGAGGCGCGCATCACCTCCGCCCACCGCACGCCCGACCGGATGGTCGCCTTTGCCAAGGGCGCGGAAGGCGAAGGCTTCAGCGTCATCATTGCCGGGGCCGGCGGCGCCGCGCACTTGCCCGGCATGATCGCCAGCATGACCCATCTGCCCGTGCTGGGGGTGCCGGTGCAGTCGAAGGCTTTGTCGGGCATGGATAGCCTGCTCTCGATCGTGCAGATGCCGGGCGGGATTCCGGTCGGCACGCTCGCCATCGGCGAAGCGGGGGCGAAGAACGCAGGGCTGCTTGCCGCCTCGATCCTCGCGCTCTCCGACGAGGCATTGTCGGAGCGTTTGCAGGACTGGCGCGCGGAAAAGAGCGCTGCGGTGGCCGAGGCGCCCTCCGAAGAACCGGAACACTGA
- a CDS encoding biotin/lipoyl-containing protein: MASEIRIPKLGMSAVEMTLVEWMFGDGERVEKGDIIYTVETDKSTTEIEAQASGIIRPTGEEGAVYKVGDLIGTIDEG; the protein is encoded by the coding sequence ATGGCCAGCGAAATCCGTATCCCCAAGCTCGGCATGAGCGCGGTCGAAATGACTCTCGTCGAATGGATGTTCGGCGATGGTGAGCGTGTCGAGAAAGGCGACATCATCTACACCGTCGAAACCGACAAGAGCACCACCGAGATCGAAGCCCAGGCCAGCGGGATCATCCGTCCCACGGGCGAGGAAGGCGCGGTCTACAAGGTCGGCGACCTGATCGGCACCATCGACGAAGGCTAA
- a CDS encoding bifunctional riboflavin kinase/FAD synthetase yields MRWLDHREPMPEALRGAIIALGNFDGFHLGHQAVAGEAIAWAHAEGRPSIIATFDPHPVTFFKPDVAPFKLTTLEQRQELYLAASATAMLVFHFDAELAGTSAEDFIAQILIDRFGAHGVVTGGDFTFGKGARGNVDMLRSLGGELGLESRVVDAVSENGEVVSSSRIRAALREGDPQEAARLLTRPFAIRGIVEHGDKRGRTIGYPTANLGVENYLRPKYGIYAVTGRILATGEVLQGAANIGIRPQFEPPKELLEPYFFDFKGDLYGQEIEVAFHHFLRGEAKFDSLDALIEQMDRDCAEARRLLSAQ; encoded by the coding sequence ATGCGCTGGCTCGATCACCGCGAACCCATGCCCGAGGCGCTGCGGGGTGCGATCATCGCGCTCGGCAATTTCGACGGGTTCCATCTGGGTCATCAGGCCGTGGCGGGCGAGGCGATCGCCTGGGCGCACGCCGAAGGCCGCCCTTCGATCATCGCCACCTTCGATCCGCATCCGGTGACCTTCTTCAAGCCCGATGTCGCCCCCTTCAAGCTAACCACGCTCGAACAAAGGCAGGAACTCTATCTAGCCGCCAGTGCGACCGCGATGCTGGTGTTCCACTTCGATGCCGAGCTTGCAGGCACCAGCGCGGAAGATTTCATCGCGCAGATCCTGATCGACCGTTTCGGCGCGCACGGGGTGGTGACGGGGGGCGATTTCACCTTCGGCAAGGGCGCGCGCGGCAATGTCGATATGCTGCGCTCGCTCGGCGGCGAACTGGGCCTCGAATCGCGGGTGGTCGACGCGGTCAGCGAAAATGGCGAGGTTGTCTCCTCCAGCCGCATCCGCGCAGCCTTGCGCGAGGGCGACCCGCAGGAGGCTGCGCGCCTGCTCACCCGCCCCTTCGCGATCCGCGGCATCGTCGAACACGGCGACAAGCGCGGGCGCACGATCGGTTACCCCACCGCCAATCTCGGCGTCGAGAATTACCTGCGCCCCAAATACGGCATCTACGCCGTCACGGGCCGCATTCTGGCGACCGGCGAGGTGCTGCAAGGCGCGGCCAATATCGGCATCCGCCCGCAGTTCGAACCGCCCAAGGAACTGCTCGAACCCTACTTCTTCGACTTCAAGGGCGACCTTTACGGGCAGGAGATCGAAGTCGCCTTCCACCACTTCCTGCGCGGCGAGGCAAAATTCGATTCGCTCGATGCGCTGATCGAACAGATGGACAGGGATTGCGCGGAGGCACGGCGGCTTTTGTCCGCGCAATGA
- a CDS encoding 5-(carboxyamino)imidazole ribonucleotide synthase: MLSPGSTIGILGGGQLGRMMAIAALQLGYRVIGYAPEGDNVAADACSDFITAEWDDAAARARFADACDVVTWEFENVPVSTVAALPEGLVACPAKALEVAQDRLSEKAFAADLGGTPAPYAAVTSAESFAAAIAAIGTPGILKTARDGYDGKGQWRVRSALEAGALAFPGVTCIYEGFVTYETEFSVILVRGADGTIKFWDSTANFHEGGMLALSVLPAGALVEAQVAQARALAGKVADALGYVGVLTLEFFATKDGPVFNEMAPRVHNSGHWTIEGAATSQFENHIRAVCGLPLGGTATRFASIEMRNIVGEDGLRAHAMLAEPGEPHLHLYGKAEAREGRKMGHVTRVGHALG, translated from the coding sequence ATGCTTAGCCCGGGCTCAACCATCGGCATTCTGGGCGGCGGACAGCTGGGCCGGATGATGGCCATTGCCGCGCTGCAGCTCGGCTACCGCGTGATCGGCTATGCGCCCGAAGGCGACAATGTCGCCGCCGATGCGTGCAGCGATTTCATCACCGCCGAATGGGACGATGCCGCGGCGCGCGCCCGCTTCGCCGATGCCTGCGACGTGGTGACGTGGGAATTCGAGAACGTCCCTGTCAGCACGGTGGCCGCTTTGCCCGAAGGGCTGGTCGCCTGCCCGGCCAAGGCGCTCGAAGTGGCGCAGGATCGGCTGAGCGAAAAAGCCTTCGCCGCCGATCTCGGCGGAACGCCCGCCCCCTACGCTGCGGTCACCAGCGCCGAAAGCTTTGCCGCGGCGATTGCTGCGATCGGCACCCCCGGCATCCTCAAGACCGCGCGCGACGGGTACGACGGCAAGGGCCAGTGGCGCGTGCGCTCCGCGCTCGAGGCCGGCGCGCTCGCCTTTCCCGGGGTCACCTGCATCTACGAAGGCTTCGTCACCTACGAGACCGAATTTTCGGTGATCCTCGTGCGCGGCGCGGACGGCACGATCAAATTCTGGGATTCGACCGCGAATTTCCATGAAGGCGGGATGCTTGCGCTGTCGGTGCTGCCCGCGGGCGCGCTCGTCGAAGCCCAGGTCGCGCAGGCGCGGGCGCTTGCGGGCAAGGTCGCCGATGCGCTCGGCTATGTCGGGGTGCTGACGCTCGAATTCTTCGCCACGAAGGACGGGCCGGTGTTCAACGAGATGGCCCCGCGGGTGCACAATTCGGGCCACTGGACGATCGAGGGCGCGGCCACCAGCCAGTTCGAAAACCACATCCGCGCGGTGTGCGGCCTGCCCCTGGGCGGCACCGCGACCCGCTTTGCCAGCATCGAGATGCGCAACATTGTCGGCGAGGATGGCCTGCGGGCCCACGCGATGCTTGCCGAACCGGGAGAGCCGCACCTCCACCTCTACGGCAAGGCCGAAGCGCGCGAGGGACGCAAGATGGGCCATGTCACCCGCGTCGGACACGCACTGGGATGA
- a CDS encoding thiamine pyrophosphate-dependent dehydrogenase E1 component subunit alpha, with translation MAEIAKEIGRDTLLDIYTRTMKVNRTDEKFRELLMGGKVAVMYYCVRGQELVSAAAMAALKQDDYVVCTYRGQGEQTAKGIPMEKWWGECLGKATGTCKGKGGTMHITDPETGIMVTTGVVGSGLPIANGLAIASQNNGDGRVTLVSFGDGAANIGGFHEAMNMAQLYKLPVIFLCQNNRYGEHTAYADHTDSPNIASRAAGYGMKGVTVDGNDVHQIYPAMVEAVARARAGEGPTLVEAMCYRMMGHFFGADFSYMPAEHIAEMKAEDPLPKLRKVMREHQFTEEELDKIVADIDAQIDAAVQHALAAPLPDTDEIYRDVLEETA, from the coding sequence ATGGCTGAGATCGCCAAAGAGATTGGGCGCGACACGCTGCTCGACATCTACACCCGCACGATGAAGGTGAACCGCACCGACGAGAAGTTCCGCGAGCTGCTGATGGGCGGCAAGGTCGCGGTGATGTATTACTGCGTGCGCGGGCAGGAGCTGGTCTCGGCCGCAGCGATGGCGGCGCTGAAACAGGACGATTACGTCGTCTGCACCTATCGCGGGCAGGGCGAGCAGACCGCCAAGGGCATCCCGATGGAGAAGTGGTGGGGCGAATGCCTCGGCAAGGCGACCGGCACCTGCAAGGGCAAGGGCGGCACGATGCACATCACCGATCCCGAGACCGGGATCATGGTGACGACCGGCGTGGTGGGCAGCGGCCTTCCGATCGCCAACGGTCTTGCGATAGCGAGCCAGAACAACGGCGACGGGCGCGTGACCCTCGTGAGCTTCGGCGACGGCGCGGCCAATATTGGCGGCTTCCACGAAGCGATGAACATGGCCCAGCTCTACAAGTTGCCGGTGATCTTCCTGTGCCAGAACAACCGCTATGGCGAGCACACGGCCTATGCCGACCACACCGACAGCCCCAATATCGCGAGCCGCGCGGCGGGCTACGGGATGAAGGGCGTGACGGTCGACGGCAATGATGTTCATCAGATCTACCCTGCAATGGTCGAAGCCGTCGCGCGGGCACGGGCGGGCGAGGGGCCGACTCTGGTGGAAGCCATGTGCTACCGCATGATGGGCCACTTCTTCGGCGCCGACTTCAGCTACATGCCAGCGGAGCACATCGCCGAAATGAAGGCCGAAGACCCGCTGCCCAAGCTCAGGAAGGTGATGCGGGAGCACCAGTTCACCGAGGAAGAATTGGACAAAATCGTCGCCGACATCGACGCCCAGATCGACGCGGCCGTCCAGCACGCGCTCGCCGCACCGCTGCCGGACACCGACGAAATCTATCGTGACGTGCTGGAGGAGACCGCCTGA
- a CDS encoding dihydrofolate reductase, which translates to MSREIMLIYARAANGAIGLDGDLPWRLPADLKHFKALTLGLPMIMGRKTFESLPGLLPGRRHIVLTRDAGWAAAGAETAASLDDALTLAAQGNDSGTIAIIGGAAVFEVFLPLADRVELTQIHADYEGDTFMPPLGPEWHETAREDHAADGDTPAFSFITYRPESR; encoded by the coding sequence ATGAGTCGCGAGATCATGCTGATCTATGCCCGCGCCGCCAATGGCGCGATCGGGCTCGACGGCGATCTGCCGTGGCGGCTTCCCGCTGATCTCAAACATTTCAAGGCGCTGACGCTTGGCCTGCCGATGATCATGGGCCGCAAGACCTTCGAGAGCCTGCCCGGCCTGCTGCCCGGCCGCCGCCATATCGTGCTGACCCGCGATGCCGGATGGGCAGCGGCAGGGGCCGAAACTGCCGCGAGCCTCGATGACGCACTCACGCTTGCGGCCCAAGGCAACGACAGCGGAACCATCGCGATCATCGGCGGCGCGGCGGTGTTCGAGGTGTTCCTCCCGCTCGCGGACCGAGTCGAACTCACGCAGATCCACGCCGATTACGAAGGCGACACCTTCATGCCGCCATTGGGCCCCGAATGGCACGAGACCGCGCGCGAGGATCACGCGGCCGACGGCGACACGCCCGCTTTCTCCTTCATCACCTATCGTCCGGAAAGCCGCTGA
- a CDS encoding NAD-dependent epimerase/dehydratase family protein produces MTLADLSRGPVGLIGHTGFVGGALLRQARFDACFNSGNIGNIEGASFATLVCAAAPGSMIEANRAPERDAAAIEALIARLDTVRAERFVLMSSIAVLADFAGGDDEATHAYQQELAYGRHRRMLEAFVEARFPGSLIVRLPALFGAGLRKNFLFDLLNPVPAMLTASRRDDVAAMLGGDLAAWLDELYVSDPATGLLKLDREALNADPRRPALEAALDAVGASAVQFHHRETTYQYYDTDRLWQDVGIAVEARLTHLHLAPEPLRAADIHMRLTGRPMPETAARLHREDMRTAHAGLWGAEGAYQFSAADTLESLARFCTGQRERTA; encoded by the coding sequence ATGACCCTTGCTGACCTCTCGCGCGGCCCTGTCGGGCTGATCGGCCATACCGGCTTCGTGGGCGGCGCGCTGCTGCGTCAGGCGCGGTTCGATGCCTGTTTCAACAGCGGCAATATCGGCAATATCGAGGGCGCGTCTTTCGCCACGCTGGTGTGCGCGGCGGCACCTGGCTCGATGATCGAAGCCAACCGCGCGCCCGAACGCGATGCAGCGGCGATCGAGGCGCTGATCGCGCGGCTGGACACGGTCCGGGCGGAGCGATTCGTCCTGATGTCCTCGATTGCGGTGCTCGCCGATTTCGCCGGCGGCGACGATGAGGCGACGCATGCCTACCAGCAGGAGCTTGCCTATGGCCGCCATCGCCGGATGCTCGAAGCCTTTGTCGAAGCGCGGTTCCCCGGCAGCCTGATCGTCCGCCTGCCCGCATTGTTCGGGGCGGGTTTGCGCAAGAATTTCCTGTTCGATCTCTTGAACCCCGTGCCCGCGATGCTGACCGCTTCGCGGCGCGACGATGTGGCTGCCATGCTCGGCGGCGATCTGGCGGCGTGGCTGGACGAGCTTTACGTGTCCGATCCCGCGACCGGGCTGCTCAAACTCGACCGCGAGGCGCTGAATGCCGATCCGCGTCGGCCTGCGCTGGAAGCGGCCCTCGATGCGGTGGGCGCGAGCGCGGTCCAGTTCCACCACCGCGAGACGACCTACCAGTATTACGACACCGACCGGCTGTGGCAGGATGTCGGCATCGCGGTCGAAGCGCGGCTCACCCATCTCCACCTCGCGCCCGAGCCCTTGCGCGCTGCCGATATTCACATGCGGTTGACGGGCCGCCCGATGCCCGAGACTGCGGCGCGCCTCCACCGCGAGGATATGCGAACCGCCCATGCGGGGCTGTGGGGCGCTGAGGGCGCTTACCAGTTCAGCGCCGCGGACACGCTGGAAAGCCTCGCCCGCTTCTGCACCGGGCAGCGCGAGCGCACCGCATGA